The genomic interval TAGACCCGCTTGCTGATAAGCTACTTGTTGCCTCAGCCCTTATTTTGCTTGTTGAAATGGGGTTGGCACCAGGATGGGTTACGATTGTTATTATTAGCAGAGAATTTGCCGTGACCGGGTTACGCCTGGTTGCCGCCGGCGAGGGCATTGTATTGGCGGCAGGCAGCATGGGAAAAATAAAAACGGCCACGCAAATGATTGCAATAGCCGTTTTATTGCTTCATAACTTTCCGTTCGCGCTTGCAGGCTTCCCATTTGGCATGGTTATGCTTTATGCGGCGCTATTTTTCACAGTACTATCAGGTTATGAGTATTTTGTTAAAAATTGGCATGTAATGAGGGGTTCGAAATAATGACAAACATCCGTGCGGAAATTGTTGCAGTAGGTACAGAATTATTACTAGGCCAGATCGCTGATACAAATGCACAGTGGATATCACAAAGATTAGCAGCAATTGGTATCAATGTGCATCATCATGCTGTTGTTGGTGATAATCTTCAGCGAGTAGAGGAACAGTTCAAGCTTTCCAATGAAAGGTCTGATGTTATCATCGTCACAGGTGGATTAGGCCCGACAGAGGATGACTTAACAAGAGAAGCTTTTCAGAAGCTTTCTGGTATGGAAATAGTGGAACATGAGCCATCCATGAAAAAAATTAAAGCTTATTTTGCTAAACAAAAAATAGATATGACACCAAATAATCGGAAACAAGCTCGTGTGTTTGCTGATGCGGATATTCTTGATAATCAAACCGGAATGGCCCCTGGAATGATTGTTTCATACGGGGATAAAACGTGGATTTTTTTGCCGGGTGTACCGCATGAGATGAAGCGGATGATGGCCAATGATATACTTCCATACCTTCAGCGCCTATTAGGAGAAGATACGATTATCAAATCAGTTATGCTCCGGTTCATCGGTATTGGTGAATCCCGTCTTGAACATGAATTGCAAGATCTAATCCAGCAGCAAACAAATCCGACAATCGCTCCACTTGCGCAGAATGAAGGGATAGCGACCCGACTGACAGCTAAGGCCGCAACCGATGAAGAAGCGCTTAAACTAATCGAACGGACAAAACAGGATGTTCTTGACAAGGTTGGAGAGCATTATTACGGTGAAGATGAACAATCACTGCAAGCGTCTGTTCTGGAACTACTTAAGGATCAGGGTAAATCCGTAGCCGCAGCTGAAAGTTTGACGGGAGGAATGTTTATAGACAGGTTAATCGCTATACCTGGAGCTTCTCACGTATGCCGCGGCGGGATTGTCTGCTATGACACGAAAGTAAAAGAAAATGTGTTACGTGTGCCTTCCGACCTGATTAGCCAATATGGTACAGTTAGTGAACCATGTGCCTCAGTTATGGCTGCAAACGTGAGCTCGCTTATGGATGCAGATATCGGTATTAGCTTTACCGGCGTTGCGGGTCCGGGCAGTTCAGAGGGGCATCCGGCAGGAACGGTATTCATCACCATTCATGAAAAATCCGGGAAGCAGCAGACGGAAAAATACACCTTTTATGGAGATCGTCAAACAATCCGGAAACAAACGGTTTTAAAGGGTTATGAACTTTTATTTAATTTGTTAAAATAAAATTATTGGCAGATAAAAGATACGGAAATCTATTTTTCAAGGATCGTTGTTTGCTGAATTTGTATTTTGTCTTTAAAAACATCGATAAAATACGGGAACATCTATTCGTTTCTTTCTTGGCAAATCGCTGAAAAAAGCGTATGATGGAACTAGTTCATTTAAGGAGGTTACCTCGTTGGGAGATAAAAAACAAGCGTTGGATATGGCGTTGAAACAAATTGAAAAACAATTCGGCAAAGGCTCGATCATGAAACTGGGGGAACAGGAAGGACAAAAGGTTGCAACCATCCCCAGTGGTTCACTCGCTTTAGATGTTGCACTGGGAATTGGAGGTTACCCTAGAGGGCGCGTTGTGGAAATTTATGGACCGGAGTCGTCCGGTAAAACGACCGTTGCCCTGCATGCTATTGCTGAGGCGCAGCAACAAGGAGGACAAGCTGCGTTCATCGATGCTGAGCATGCACTCGATCCGACATATGCCCGGGCACTTGGAGTAGATATTGAAGAATTGCTCTTGTCCCAACCTGACACAGGTGAGCAGGCGTTGGAAATCGCTGAGGCGCTCGTTCGCAGTGGGGCCGTTGACATCATTGTGGTAGATTCGGTTGCTGCACTGGTACCGAAAGCAGAGATTGAAGGTGAAATGGGTGATTCCCATGTCGGACTCCAGGCACGTCTAATGTCACAGGCTTTACGGAAATTGTCCGGCGCTATTAATAAATCAAAGACAACGGCAATTTTCATTAATCAAATTAGAGAAAAGGTCGGTGTCATGTTCGGGAATCCGGAAACAACTCCCGGCGGCCGTGCGCTTAAATTCTATTCATCTGTCAGACTTGAAGTTCGACGCGCGGAAACATTGAAACAGGGAAATGATATGGTAGGGAACAAAGCTAGATTAAAAGTAGTTAAAAATAAAGTTGCCCCACCATTTAAACAGGCAGAAGTCGATGTTATGTATGGAGAAGGAATTTCTAAAGAAGGTGAAATTCTGGATATTGGATCAGATTTAGATATTATTACTAAAAGCGGTGCATGGTATTCCTATAATAGTGAACGGCTTGGTCAAGGACGAGAAAATGCCAAACAGTTCCTAAAAGAAAATGAGGATATCAAATTAGAAATTCATCAAGCAATCCGCAAGCATCATAATCTGGACGATGGCCCGGAAGAGGAAACTGAGGACCAAAACCAGGAAAGTCTGGATGTCTGAGGCTAATTGTAGCTAAATAGTTTTATTTTCAAATCCCTTTGCTGTCCGCGAAGGGATTATTTTATCTTATACGAGTAGGATCAAGGGGATAGCAAGGCCTCACGTCGGCACTCCACCTATGGAATTTTATTTTATAAATTGCGGATAACTTGTGAGGATTTCTTGACATTGGTTATAGGTACAATTAAAATTAACTTGTATAATTTTATAGTTTATTATACATTAAATTATTTATTATTGAACATTGTACATGCCGACAATAATGAATCAATTGTACAACTTTACAGCAA from Lentibacillus cibarius carries:
- the pgsA gene encoding CDP-diacylglycerol--glycerol-3-phosphate 3-phosphatidyltransferase, which translates into the protein MNLPNKLTLSRIFLIPIFIVLLSVPLGWGEWMIGENVLPVSHLAAAVLFIIAAATDWVDGYYARKYNLVTNLGKFLDPLADKLLVASALILLVEMGLAPGWVTIVIISREFAVTGLRLVAAGEGIVLAAGSMGKIKTATQMIAIAVLLLHNFPFALAGFPFGMVMLYAALFFTVLSGYEYFVKNWHVMRGSK
- a CDS encoding competence/damage-inducible protein A gives rise to the protein MTNIRAEIVAVGTELLLGQIADTNAQWISQRLAAIGINVHHHAVVGDNLQRVEEQFKLSNERSDVIIVTGGLGPTEDDLTREAFQKLSGMEIVEHEPSMKKIKAYFAKQKIDMTPNNRKQARVFADADILDNQTGMAPGMIVSYGDKTWIFLPGVPHEMKRMMANDILPYLQRLLGEDTIIKSVMLRFIGIGESRLEHELQDLIQQQTNPTIAPLAQNEGIATRLTAKAATDEEALKLIERTKQDVLDKVGEHYYGEDEQSLQASVLELLKDQGKSVAAAESLTGGMFIDRLIAIPGASHVCRGGIVCYDTKVKENVLRVPSDLISQYGTVSEPCASVMAANVSSLMDADIGISFTGVAGPGSSEGHPAGTVFITIHEKSGKQQTEKYTFYGDRQTIRKQTVLKGYELLFNLLK
- the recA gene encoding recombinase RecA, whose translation is MGDKKQALDMALKQIEKQFGKGSIMKLGEQEGQKVATIPSGSLALDVALGIGGYPRGRVVEIYGPESSGKTTVALHAIAEAQQQGGQAAFIDAEHALDPTYARALGVDIEELLLSQPDTGEQALEIAEALVRSGAVDIIVVDSVAALVPKAEIEGEMGDSHVGLQARLMSQALRKLSGAINKSKTTAIFINQIREKVGVMFGNPETTPGGRALKFYSSVRLEVRRAETLKQGNDMVGNKARLKVVKNKVAPPFKQAEVDVMYGEGISKEGEILDIGSDLDIITKSGAWYSYNSERLGQGRENAKQFLKENEDIKLEIHQAIRKHHNLDDGPEEETEDQNQESLDV